In the Gymnodinialimonas sp. 202GB13-11 genome, one interval contains:
- a CDS encoding MFS transporter yields MSILSALFVSRRPVVAFMIVGVFWGSFAAQVPVLKAGIGADDTLFGLVLLGTSIGLVSTMWLAPIFDRALGRNAMPVAGLIFALLVLGPSLASGPLLFFVAMVAAGYASGMLDVVMNARVSELEARHGRSLMNANHAMFSVAYAISAVCTGFAREAGLGPVQIFGTIAVLILFMALWLRMEVEPIDEEARRTNRFPWPTVLICGAIVLVAFFVEATVEAWSALHIERTLGGRAAEGALGPAVLGLTMAVGRFSGQALTERFSEHAIIVIGTAMASCGALIAAAAATPLIAYLGFGAMGLGIAAVGPVGLAIVGRMVRPEHRTAAVARAAVIGFMGFVLAPSLMGFISGAFGLRMAFVVVAFLALLAPLLAFYLRSNAARYSHMS; encoded by the coding sequence ATGAGCATTCTGTCCGCCCTCTTCGTCTCTCGCCGTCCGGTTGTCGCCTTCATGATCGTGGGCGTCTTTTGGGGATCGTTTGCGGCGCAGGTGCCGGTGTTGAAGGCGGGCATAGGGGCGGATGACACGTTGTTCGGGCTGGTGCTTTTGGGCACGTCGATTGGCCTCGTTTCAACCATGTGGCTCGCGCCGATATTTGACCGCGCGCTGGGGCGAAATGCGATGCCTGTCGCGGGGCTGATCTTTGCGCTGCTGGTGTTGGGGCCATCACTTGCGTCTGGGCCGCTATTGTTTTTTGTGGCGATGGTGGCTGCGGGCTACGCGTCGGGCATGTTGGACGTGGTAATGAATGCGCGCGTGTCGGAGCTTGAAGCGCGCCACGGGCGCTCGTTGATGAATGCAAATCACGCCATGTTTTCCGTGGCTTACGCGATTTCAGCCGTTTGCACTGGGTTTGCGCGCGAAGCCGGATTGGGGCCGGTGCAGATTTTCGGGACTATTGCCGTGCTGATCCTGTTCATGGCGCTCTGGTTGCGGATGGAAGTGGAGCCAATCGATGAAGAGGCCCGCCGGACAAACCGCTTTCCCTGGCCAACAGTGCTGATCTGCGGGGCCATCGTATTGGTTGCCTTCTTCGTGGAGGCGACGGTCGAGGCCTGGTCGGCGCTGCATATCGAACGCACGTTGGGCGGACGCGCTGCCGAAGGGGCGTTGGGGCCTGCCGTTTTGGGGCTGACGATGGCGGTCGGTCGCTTCTCAGGCCAGGCGCTGACGGAGCGGTTCAGCGAACATGCGATCATCGTGATCGGGACAGCTATGGCGAGCTGCGGCGCGTTGATTGCAGCGGCGGCGGCCACGCCACTGATTGCCTATTTGGGTTTTGGGGCCATGGGATTGGGAATCGCGGCGGTCGGGCCGGTTGGTCTGGCCATCGTGGGCCGTATGGTGCGGCCCGAGCACCGCACCGCGGCTGTCGCGCGGGCGGCGGTGATCGGTTTCATGGGCTTTGTTTTGGCACCATCGCTAATGGGATTCATCTCAGGCGCGTTCGGGTTGCGGATGGCGTTCGTTGTCGTTGCCTTTCTGGCCCTCCTCGCTCCGCTCCTCGCATTTTACCTGCGGTCCAACGCAGCGCGCTATTCCCACATGTCGTGA
- a CDS encoding L-lactate dehydrogenase, which yields MPVITEIEDLKRIYKRRVPKMFYDYAESGSWTEQTFRENVSDFSLIRLRQRIAKDMAGRSTATQMLGQDVSMPVALAPVGLTGMQCADGEIKAARAAERFGVPYTLSTMSICSIEDVAEHTQKPFWFQVYTLKDDDFMKRLFARAKDAKCSALVITVDLQMLGQRHKDIKNGLSAPPKLTPKSIANMMTKVPWGLEMLGTKRRFFGNIVGHIDGIDDPASLSSWTAQAFDQSLDWERIKEFRSWWDGPVILKGILDEEDAKQALNVGADAIVVSNHGGRQLDGALSSIRMLPRIMDAVGDKMEVHLDSGIRSGQDVLKAIALGAKGTMIGRSYVYGLGAMGQAGVTKALEVIHKELDTSMGLCGERNVADLGRHNLLIPKGFHDMWE from the coding sequence ATGCCCGTCATCACCGAGATCGAAGACCTCAAGCGCATCTACAAGCGACGCGTGCCGAAGATGTTCTACGATTACGCAGAATCGGGCAGCTGGACGGAGCAAACCTTCCGCGAGAATGTCAGTGATTTCAGTCTGATACGCCTGCGCCAACGGATCGCCAAGGATATGGCAGGCCGCTCCACCGCCACACAGATGCTGGGGCAAGACGTCTCCATGCCCGTTGCGCTGGCTCCGGTCGGCCTCACCGGGATGCAATGCGCCGATGGTGAGATAAAAGCCGCCCGCGCGGCTGAGCGGTTCGGTGTGCCTTATACGCTTTCGACCATGTCGATCTGCTCCATCGAAGACGTGGCCGAACACACCCAGAAGCCATTCTGGTTCCAAGTCTACACGCTCAAAGACGACGACTTCATGAAGCGCCTCTTTGCCCGTGCCAAAGACGCGAAGTGCTCGGCCCTCGTGATTACGGTCGATCTGCAAATGCTCGGCCAGCGCCATAAGGACATCAAGAACGGCCTCTCCGCTCCGCCCAAACTGACGCCGAAATCCATCGCCAACATGATGACGAAAGTGCCGTGGGGCCTGGAAATGCTGGGGACCAAACGGCGCTTCTTCGGCAATATCGTGGGCCATATCGACGGCATCGACGACCCCGCTTCGCTCAGTTCGTGGACCGCGCAGGCCTTTGACCAAAGCCTTGACTGGGAACGGATCAAAGAATTCCGCAGCTGGTGGGACGGTCCCGTGATCCTGAAGGGTATTCTCGATGAAGAGGATGCGAAGCAGGCCCTGAACGTCGGCGCAGACGCCATCGTCGTCTCAAACCACGGGGGCCGACAGCTTGACGGCGCGCTCAGTTCCATCCGCATGTTGCCCCGCATCATGGATGCGGTCGGCGACAAGATGGAGGTGCATCTTGATAGCGGCATCCGCTCAGGTCAGGACGTACTGAAGGCTATCGCGCTCGGCGCGAAAGGCACGATGATCGGGCGGTCCTATGTCTATGGTCTCGGTGCCATGGGCCAGGCCGGGGTGACGAAGGCGCTTGAGGTGATCCACAAGGAACTCGACACGTCGATGGGCCTATGTGGCGAACGCAATGTCGCCGACCTAGGCCGCCACAATCTGCTGATCCCGAAGGGCTTTCACGACATGTGGGAATAG
- a CDS encoding response regulator: MSMDRQGILIVEDQMLLAMDLSMSLEREGFQALGPCASVDAALEVLAEATPKAAILDVNLGSGTTSEPIAAELARRKVPFAFLTAYSRDIPIMDTFPDALFEDKPVNDMKLRKLLDGLVPSEG; encoded by the coding sequence ATGAGTATGGATCGGCAAGGCATTTTGATCGTGGAAGACCAGATGCTTCTGGCGATGGATCTGTCCATGTCGCTGGAGCGCGAGGGGTTCCAGGCTTTAGGCCCCTGCGCGAGTGTCGATGCCGCGCTTGAGGTCTTGGCAGAGGCCACGCCCAAGGCTGCCATCCTTGACGTCAATCTGGGCTCTGGCACGACGAGTGAGCCAATTGCAGCGGAATTGGCGCGGCGCAAGGTGCCGTTTGCGTTTCTGACGGCCTATAGCCGCGACATTCCGATCATGGACACGTTCCCCGACGCCTTGTTCGAGGACAAGCCGGTCAACGACATGAAGCTGCGCAAATTGCTGGACGGTCTGGTGCCGTCCGAGGGTTAG
- a CDS encoding DUF1203 domain-containing protein, which produces MSFRIRGLDPAPFAHLYGLSDEALAEHGAERYIADRPNALPDRITMRDAESGEAMILLNHTYQTAKSPYFGTHAIFVKEGATETYEAVDEIPPVMAHRLLSLRGFDETHKIADGRVVEGRDAAETINEMFENPAIRYIHAHNAGHGCYSGLIERA; this is translated from the coding sequence ATGTCCTTTCGCATCCGCGGCCTCGACCCCGCCCCTTTCGCTCATCTCTACGGCCTGTCGGATGAGGCCCTCGCAGAGCACGGCGCAGAACGCTACATCGCCGACCGCCCGAACGCCCTGCCTGACCGCATAACGATGCGCGACGCAGAATCGGGGGAGGCGATGATCCTGCTCAACCACACCTACCAGACGGCGAAGTCACCCTATTTTGGCACCCATGCGATCTTTGTGAAGGAAGGCGCGACTGAAACCTATGAGGCCGTGGACGAAATCCCACCCGTGATGGCCCATCGCCTGCTCTCACTGCGTGGGTTCGACGAAACGCACAAAATCGCGGACGGGCGTGTGGTCGAGGGCCGCGATGCCGCCGAAACCATCAACGAGATGTTTGAAAACCCGGCCATCCGCTACATCCATGCCCACAACGCGGGCCACGGCTGCTACTCCGGCCTGATCGAGCGCGCCTAG
- the trpA gene encoding tryptophan synthase subunit alpha → MTRIDDTFARLQASGKKAFVSYIMAGDPDYDTALAVMKGLPNAGVDIIELGLPFTDPMADGATIQLAGQRALEGGMTLEKTLQMARDFRAGDDTTPIVLMGYYNPIYSRGVEQFLTDAKEAGIDGLIVVDLPPEEDDELCIPAQAAGLNFIRLATPTTDDARLPAVLTNTSGFVYYVSITGITGAAAAEATDVAPEVARIKAKTDLPVIVGFGIRTPEASQAIASVADGCVVGSAIVSEIAAGKPVDEVVAFVKSLADGAHRA, encoded by the coding sequence ATGACCCGCATCGACGATACCTTTGCCCGCCTGCAAGCCTCGGGAAAGAAGGCCTTTGTCTCCTACATCATGGCCGGTGATCCCGACTACGACACCGCCCTTGCCGTCATGAAGGGCCTGCCAAATGCCGGCGTCGACATCATCGAGCTTGGCCTGCCCTTCACCGACCCCATGGCCGACGGCGCCACCATCCAGCTGGCCGGTCAACGCGCCCTCGAAGGTGGTATGACGCTGGAGAAAACCCTGCAAATGGCCCGCGATTTCCGCGCAGGCGACGACACCACCCCAATCGTGCTGATGGGCTATTACAACCCCATCTACTCGCGCGGGGTGGAGCAGTTCCTGACGGATGCGAAAGAAGCAGGCATCGACGGCCTCATCGTCGTGGACCTGCCGCCCGAGGAGGATGACGAACTCTGCATCCCCGCCCAAGCCGCCGGCCTCAACTTCATCCGCCTCGCCACCCCAACGACCGACGACGCACGCCTGCCCGCCGTCCTGACCAACACGTCCGGCTTCGTCTACTACGTCTCGATCACCGGCATCACGGGGGCTGCGGCGGCCGAGGCCACAGACGTCGCCCCCGAAGTCGCCCGCATCAAGGCGAAAACCGACCTGCCCGTCATCGTGGGCTTCGGCATCCGCACCCCGGAAGCAAGCCAGGCCATCGCCTCGGTCGCGGATGGCTGCGTGGTCGGCTCCGCGATTGTGTCCGAAATCGCGGCTGGCAAACCGGTGGACGAGGTGGTGGCTTTCGTGAAGTCACTGGCCGACGGCGCGCATCGGGCGTAA
- a CDS encoding MATE family efflux transporter, translating into MTDQTLPTQGATRAEFGPLIRLSVPLMAGLAAALLIGVVDTAMISPLGTVPLAAAGITTAVLIILISALWGLITVISVQISQGDGAEDPARVAKALRSGLLLCALGGGGSTLIMLAVFPLLGPLGQPPEVLAILLPYWASMALWILPFTVFFGLKSLWDAIDRPWVAVGLSYIGVVVNVPANYTFIHVFEWGLLGAGLASILSQSCSLLVGALVLWKAPSMAPYRQRVAVAWSDVIDQLKQALPLCLGYAGEGGAYAIVGIMMGWLGAEALAAHQIVNALAGVAYMIPLGMAGAASIRVGQAVGSARTQRLRPILKASFALVTLWQILAALVFIFGGRLMATTMSSDPAVVELATLLFLILALLQISGGIQDVALGALRGMSDNTWPSVVTLIAYWPVALPTSYLLGFVLDYGAVGVWIGYMLGLAVAAIALPWRFWRLTAP; encoded by the coding sequence ATGACTGACCAAACCCTACCTACCCAAGGTGCCACGCGCGCCGAATTCGGGCCGCTGATCCGCCTGTCTGTACCCCTAATGGCAGGCCTTGCCGCAGCCCTGCTGATCGGCGTTGTCGACACCGCCATGATCTCACCCCTTGGCACCGTTCCGCTGGCCGCAGCCGGCATCACCACCGCCGTGCTGATCATCCTGATCTCCGCACTCTGGGGCCTGATCACCGTGATCTCCGTCCAGATCAGCCAAGGCGACGGCGCCGAGGATCCCGCCCGCGTGGCCAAGGCGCTGCGTTCGGGGCTGTTGCTCTGCGCGCTCGGTGGTGGGGGCTCCACCCTCATCATGCTCGCGGTCTTCCCTTTGCTTGGGCCGCTCGGCCAACCACCCGAGGTTCTCGCTATCCTGCTGCCCTACTGGGCGTCCATGGCGCTCTGGATCTTGCCGTTTACGGTTTTCTTCGGCTTGAAAAGCCTGTGGGACGCCATAGACCGCCCCTGGGTCGCCGTTGGCCTCAGCTATATCGGCGTCGTGGTGAACGTGCCTGCGAACTACACCTTCATTCACGTCTTCGAATGGGGCCTTTTGGGCGCAGGTCTCGCCTCCATCCTATCGCAAAGCTGCTCCCTGCTCGTGGGTGCGCTGGTCCTTTGGAAAGCCCCCTCCATGGCGCCCTACCGGCAGCGCGTCGCCGTCGCATGGAGTGATGTCATCGACCAACTCAAGCAGGCCCTGCCCCTCTGCCTCGGCTATGCGGGCGAAGGCGGAGCTTACGCGATTGTCGGCATTATGATGGGCTGGCTCGGGGCTGAGGCTTTGGCCGCCCACCAGATCGTCAATGCGCTTGCAGGCGTGGCCTACATGATCCCGCTCGGCATGGCGGGTGCAGCCTCAATCCGCGTGGGCCAGGCCGTGGGCAGTGCCCGGACGCAACGCCTGCGCCCGATCCTGAAAGCCTCTTTCGCGCTCGTGACGCTGTGGCAAATCCTCGCCGCTTTGGTCTTCATCTTCGGTGGTCGTCTCATGGCCACCACCATGTCCAGCGATCCGGCGGTGGTGGAACTCGCCACACTCTTGTTCCTGATCCTCGCGCTCCTGCAGATCTCAGGCGGCATCCAAGACGTGGCACTTGGCGCCCTGCGCGGCATGTCCGACAACACATGGCCGTCCGTTGTGACGCTCATCGCCTACTGGCCCGTCGCCCTGCCCACCAGCTACCTGCTCGGCTTCGTGCTGGACTACGGCGCAGTGGGGGTGTGGATCGGCTACATGCTGGGGCTGGCCGTCGCGGCCATCGCTCTGCCGTGGCGGTTCTGGCGACTTACCGCGCCCTAA
- a CDS encoding Acg family FMN-binding oxidoreductase, translated as MTMTRRKTLALIGGGTILAATAAAGYDITRLPNAAVAPWGQAGQYADPRLRALSWAILAPNPHNRQPWMVDVSLPDTVILYVDPERMLPHTDPFNRQITVGLGCFLEIMRMAALEDGLAVEFDLFPDGSDAAVLDNRPVAICHFSPTDAAPDPLFAHVPHRRSNKEPYDMTRDVPTEALERIAQAPMHFPMEFTNDAVRVERMRDQSLRALRVEFATERTLRESVELFRIGHREVNANPDGIDFSGPMFESLRMTGLFSREASMDMEGFVGQQADAAFAENMLSAMAHLWQVTPDNSRQTQIRAGQDWVRINLAATAEGLGLQPLSQALQEFPEMSELYEEVHGDLAPAGGTVQMWARVGYGPEVGESPRWPLEEKIVG; from the coding sequence ATGACGATGACACGCCGCAAAACCCTTGCCTTGATCGGGGGTGGGACAATCCTCGCTGCGACTGCCGCCGCTGGATATGACATCACCCGCTTGCCCAATGCCGCGGTCGCGCCTTGGGGTCAGGCGGGGCAATACGCCGATCCGCGCTTGCGGGCGCTGAGTTGGGCGATCCTTGCGCCGAACCCGCACAATCGGCAGCCGTGGATGGTGGACGTGTCGCTGCCCGATACGGTGATCCTCTACGTCGATCCGGAACGGATGTTGCCACACACCGACCCGTTCAATCGGCAGATCACGGTCGGCCTGGGCTGTTTTCTGGAAATCATGCGTATGGCCGCGTTGGAGGACGGACTGGCCGTTGAATTCGACCTGTTCCCGGATGGCAGTGACGCGGCCGTGCTGGACAATCGACCGGTGGCGATCTGCCATTTCAGCCCCACGGACGCGGCCCCCGACCCGTTGTTCGCGCACGTCCCGCATCGGCGTTCGAACAAGGAGCCATATGACATGACGCGCGACGTGCCGACCGAGGCTTTGGAGCGGATTGCGCAAGCGCCGATGCACTTTCCGATGGAGTTCACCAACGACGCCGTACGGGTCGAGCGGATGCGGGACCAATCCTTGCGCGCGCTGCGGGTCGAATTCGCGACCGAGCGCACGTTGCGCGAGTCGGTGGAGCTGTTCCGCATCGGTCACCGGGAGGTCAACGCCAACCCCGATGGCATCGATTTCAGCGGGCCGATGTTCGAGAGCCTGCGCATGACCGGCCTGTTTTCGCGCGAGGCCTCGATGGACATGGAGGGCTTTGTTGGGCAGCAAGCCGATGCAGCCTTTGCCGAAAACATGCTGAGTGCCATGGCGCATCTGTGGCAGGTCACGCCCGACAATAGCCGTCAAACGCAGATCCGGGCAGGGCAGGATTGGGTGCGGATCAATCTGGCCGCGACCGCTGAGGGCCTTGGCCTGCAACCACTGAGCCAAGCCTTGCAGGAATTCCCCGAGATGTCCGAGCTTTACGAAGAAGTGCACGGCGATCTGGCGCCAGCGGGCGGGACCGTGCAAATGTGGGCGCGCGTGGGGTATGGGCCGGAGGTGGGCGAAAGCCCGCGCTGGCCGTTGGAGGAGAAGATTGTCGGATAG
- a CDS encoding MarR family winged helix-turn-helix transcriptional regulator — MSDSDGAGEGPGLYFRLFNEIGIIEQLSRAAFQARLPDGVLVSHFAVLNHLVRVADGRTPLELSNAFQLPKTTMSHTLMLLEKRDWIEMRPNPDDKRSKRVWLTDAGRAFREEAIKSLGGEIGWLAEVFPPEEAQALLPGLERLRVLLDARRD; from the coding sequence TTGTCGGATAGCGACGGGGCAGGCGAAGGGCCGGGGCTTTACTTCCGGCTTTTCAACGAAATCGGGATCATCGAACAACTCAGCCGGGCCGCATTTCAGGCGCGGCTTCCCGATGGCGTTCTGGTGTCACATTTCGCGGTTCTAAACCACCTGGTGCGGGTCGCGGATGGGCGCACGCCGCTGGAGTTGTCTAACGCGTTCCAGCTGCCCAAGACGACGATGAGCCATACACTGATGCTGCTGGAAAAGCGCGACTGGATCGAGATGCGCCCGAACCCCGATGACAAGCGGTCAAAGCGGGTCTGGCTGACGGATGCGGGCCGCGCGTTTCGGGAGGAGGCGATCAAGTCGCTAGGAGGTGAGATAGGCTGGTTGGCTGAGGTATTCCCGCCGGAGGAGGCGCAGGCCCTGCTGCCGGGGCTGGAACGGCTGCGGGTTCTGCTGGACGCGCGGCGGGATTAG
- a CDS encoding sensor histidine kinase has translation MTPDYLEIEDDQLRRAAAALEAARIGVWEFEPRTTRAFWDDRVRELWGAAPDQVIDYDFVVSRVHPDDREMHDRETANALDPAGAGEMDMEYRLIPRGDLPETWIKAKARTLFENGEPVRLVGTVEDITTRKRAEIRNDILLRELQHRLKNTLALVGSVIHLSKKQHDTVEDFADMLMGRVHALAHAQELLRSNDWQDVWLSQVCEVVLDSVVGDAGRIEAQWDNDILIPEQYVLTSSMAVYELATNSVKYGALSDAAGTVVLSGQEDGTTKRFIWRERGGPVVADGAFAQTGFGSLLLGTIWPQELHGSASYRGEAGSAVYALVLDGAMP, from the coding sequence ATGACGCCGGACTATCTTGAAATCGAGGACGATCAGCTACGGCGCGCGGCGGCGGCCTTGGAGGCTGCGCGCATTGGCGTTTGGGAGTTTGAGCCCAGAACCACGCGCGCCTTCTGGGATGACAGGGTTCGGGAATTGTGGGGCGCGGCCCCGGATCAGGTGATTGACTACGATTTCGTGGTCTCCCGGGTGCATCCGGATGATCGCGAGATGCATGACCGCGAGACAGCGAACGCGCTTGATCCGGCAGGCGCGGGCGAGATGGATATGGAATACCGGCTGATCCCGCGCGGCGATCTGCCGGAGACGTGGATCAAGGCAAAGGCGCGGACGCTGTTTGAGAATGGTGAGCCAGTACGTCTTGTGGGCACGGTCGAGGATATCACCACCCGCAAGCGGGCCGAAATCCGCAATGACATCCTGTTGCGTGAACTTCAGCACCGCCTGAAGAACACGCTCGCCTTGGTTGGATCAGTGATCCATCTGTCGAAGAAGCAACATGACACAGTCGAGGATTTCGCGGACATGTTGATGGGGCGCGTGCACGCGCTGGCCCATGCGCAGGAATTGCTGCGGTCCAATGATTGGCAGGATGTCTGGCTGTCGCAGGTGTGTGAGGTCGTACTGGACAGTGTTGTGGGTGATGCGGGGCGCATCGAGGCGCAATGGGACAATGATATTCTGATCCCTGAGCAATATGTGCTGACCTCGTCCATGGCGGTGTATGAGCTTGCCACGAACTCGGTCAAATATGGCGCGTTGAGTGACGCGGCGGGCACGGTGGTGCTGTCGGGCCAGGAAGACGGGACGACGAAGCGGTTTATATGGCGCGAACGTGGTGGCCCTGTGGTTGCGGACGGGGCGTTCGCGCAGACCGGATTTGGCAGCCTGCTGTTGGGCACGATCTGGCCGCAGGAGTTGCACGGATCCGCGAGTTATCGCGGTGAGGCAGGGAGCGCAGTTTACGCATTGGTCTTGGATGGAGCCATGCCATGA
- a CDS encoding agmatine deiminase family protein, which translates to MRMTRRASMGAMAAGLAFCGRAQAQAGGWVMPAEEAPHEATFMQWPVSREVHPDRYFLGILQDTIADIANTIAAFEPVILLMPTEAIAGAGRRLSGDIEIWDIPTEDLWARDSGPVFLTNDAGERAVLSFNFNGWGNKQVHVQDGQIAARVAERMGLPLIDSGVVGEAGGLEQDGAGLVMAHESSWVIDNRNPGLSRDQIGARIVESLGAERMIWAPGLADHDITDYHIDALARFVAPGHALIQLPEEVDPDDPFSAASFQARDILRNAGLRLTEIADPWATRITSADFVASYVNYYVCNSAVIAAQFGDRTADRAAEDTLQALYPDREIIALNVDALGEIGGGIHCATQQMPAV; encoded by the coding sequence ATGCGCATGACACGACGGGCCAGCATGGGTGCAATGGCAGCAGGTCTGGCGTTTTGCGGTCGCGCGCAGGCGCAGGCAGGCGGCTGGGTCATGCCCGCGGAAGAGGCTCCGCACGAGGCCACGTTCATGCAATGGCCGGTCAGCCGAGAGGTGCACCCAGACCGTTATTTCCTTGGCATTCTGCAGGACACGATCGCAGACATCGCCAACACGATAGCCGCGTTTGAGCCGGTCATTCTGCTGATGCCGACTGAAGCCATTGCCGGGGCCGGGCGGCGTCTGTCGGGCGATATCGAGATCTGGGACATCCCCACCGAAGACCTCTGGGCGCGTGATTCTGGCCCAGTCTTTCTGACCAACGACGCAGGCGAACGCGCCGTGCTCAGCTTCAATTTCAACGGTTGGGGCAACAAGCAGGTCCACGTGCAAGACGGTCAGATCGCGGCGCGTGTGGCCGAACGCATGGGCCTGCCCCTCATCGACAGCGGTGTCGTGGGCGAAGCTGGTGGGTTGGAACAAGACGGCGCTGGCCTTGTAATGGCGCATGAGAGTTCCTGGGTGATCGACAATCGCAACCCGGGCCTCAGCCGCGACCAGATCGGCGCGCGCATCGTCGAAAGCCTCGGTGCGGAGCGGATGATCTGGGCCCCCGGCCTCGCCGACCACGACATCACCGATTACCACATCGACGCGCTGGCCCGCTTCGTCGCCCCCGGCCATGCGCTGATCCAGCTGCCCGAGGAGGTCGATCCTGACGACCCGTTCAGCGCCGCCTCGTTCCAGGCGCGCGACATCCTGCGCAATGCGGGCCTGCGCCTAACCGAAATCGCCGATCCATGGGCCACGCGCATCACCAGCGCCGATTTCGTTGCATCTTACGTGAACTACTATGTCTGCAATAGCGCGGTGATCGCCGCCCAATTCGGCGACCGCACCGCCGACCGCGCCGCCGAAGACACGCTTCAGGCGCTCTACCCAGACCGCGAGATCATCGCGCTTAATGTCGATGCCCTAGGCGAGATTGGTGGCGGCATTCACTGCGCCACGCAACAAATGCCCGCTGTCTGA
- a CDS encoding 50S ribosomal protein L25/general stress protein Ctc — MAGEIPDLIAEARTGTGKGAARQARREGKVPGIVYGGGADPLPIQIPFNVLLKNLKAGRFLSTLFNLKVEGQEDVRVICRNVQRDVVKDLPTHVDLMRLRRTSKVSLFIPVEVIGEEKCPGIKKGGSLTMVRPEVELRVTAGDIPEQITIDIEGLEIGDTITISSVTLPEGAKATIDRDFVIANISPPKGLGGGSDDEDEGEEEVAADEVPATEVSEE; from the coding sequence ATGGCTGGTGAGATTCCTGATCTTATCGCTGAGGCACGGACGGGGACAGGCAAGGGGGCCGCTCGTCAAGCACGCCGTGAAGGCAAAGTGCCCGGTATCGTTTATGGTGGTGGCGCTGATCCGCTGCCGATCCAGATCCCCTTTAACGTCCTTTTGAAGAACCTTAAGGCAGGCCGCTTCCTGTCGACGCTCTTCAACCTCAAGGTCGAAGGCCAGGAAGATGTCCGCGTGATCTGCCGCAACGTGCAGCGCGACGTCGTCAAGGATCTGCCGACGCATGTCGACCTGATGCGCCTGCGCCGCACCTCGAAGGTGAGCCTCTTTATCCCCGTCGAAGTCATCGGCGAAGAGAAGTGCCCCGGCATCAAAAAGGGTGGCTCGCTCACCATGGTGCGCCCAGAAGTCGAACTGCGCGTGACCGCAGGCGATATTCCTGAGCAGATCACCATCGACATCGAAGGGCTGGAGATCGGCGATACGATCACCATCTCCTCCGTCACGCTGCCGGAAGGTGCAAAAGCCACCATCGACCGCGACTTCGTCATCGCCAACATCTCGCCGCCCAAGGGCCTTGGCGGGGGCTCCGATGATGAGGACGAGGGCGAAGAAGAGGTCGCAGCCGACGAAGTTCCGGCCACCGAGGTCAGCGAAGAGTAA